Part of the Fodinicola acaciae genome is shown below.
CGAGTGCGCCGAGGACGACGACTGCTGATGCTGTGACGGCCACGGAGGCCAGAATCCGCGACCTTCTGTTCCCCGTAGCCTTGGCTTGCTCCGTCCCTTCCATCAATCCTCCTGTTGCCTAGTCCGTGAGCGCGTACGAGCAGGTCATCCGCGCTCTTGACCTGCCGAGAATCCCATTCGTCCGGTTATGTGGCAAGTTGACTGATTTGGGACTGGTGGGATCGGCGCGGGCCGGCGGCTGGTTTTGCCACGATGGACCCATGCCTGATCTGTTGCTCCGCCGCGCGCGCGTGCTCCGCCTCGCCGGTCCGGCCGGATCGGTCGCCGAGCCGGCCGACATCCTGGTCTCCGATGGCCGCATCCGCGTGATCGGCGACGCCAGCGCGTACGCGACGGGCGCGGAGCAGCTCGACCTCGACGGCCGGTATATCCTGCCGGGCCTGTGGGACCGGCACGTGCACTTCACCCAATGGGCCATCTCGCGCCAACGGCTTGACCTGACCGGCGCCGGCAGCGCCGCGGACGTCGTCGCGCTGGTCGCCGCGCGCGTCGCGGCCAGCGACGAGCCGGTGGTCGGATACGGCTTTCGCGACGGACTGTGGCCGGACCGGCCGCATCGCGACGACCTCGACAGGGTCGCGCCGCATGTGCCGGTCTTCCTGGCCGCCAACGACCTGCACAGCGGCTGGTGCAACTCGGCCGCGCTGCGGATCGCCGGCTTCGCCGGCCACCCGACCGGGCTGCTCCGCGAGACCGACTTCATGACGGCGCTGCGATCGGTGCCGGTGTCGGCGAAGCTCGACGCGGCCGTACGTGACGCCGCCGAAGCGGCCGCCGCGCGCGGTGTCGTCGGCATCGTGGACCTGGAGTTCGGCGCCAACCTCGACACCTGGATCCAGCGCCAGACTCCGCTCCTGCGCGTGGAATGTGGCGTCTACGCCTCGCAGCTGGACGACGCGATCGAGCGAGGCGTACGCACCGGTGACGTCCTGCCGGAGACCGGCGGCCTGGTGACGATGGGGCCACTCAAGGTCATCACCGATGGCTCGCTCAACACGCGTACGGCCTATTGCCACGACCCGTACGCGGACGGCGGCCATGGCGAGCTGATCGTGCCGCCGGACGAGCTCGTGCCGCTGATGCGACGCGCCGCCGCGCACGGCATCGACGCGGCGATCCACGCGATCGGCGACCACGCCAACCGTCTCGCGCTCGACGCCTTCGCGGCGGTCGGCTGCCGCGGCTCGATCGAGCACGCGCAGCTGCTCGCGCCAGCCGATGTCGGCCGGTTCGCCGAGCTCGGTGTCGTCGCCAGCGTGCAGCCACAGCACGCCGTCGACGACCGCGATGTGGCGGACCGTTATTGGCACGGTCGTACGCACCGCGCCTTTCCATACCGCGACCTGCTCGATGCCGGAGCGGAGCTGGTGTTCGGCTCGGACGCGCCGGTCGCGTCGCTCGACCCGTGGATCTCGGCGGCGGCCGCGGTCGAGCGCCGCGACGACGACCGGCCCGCGTGGCATCCGGAGCAGGAGATCACCGTCGCCGAGGCGCTGGCCGCGTCGACCAACCGGCGCCGGAGCATACGCGTCGGCGACTTCGCCGACCTGGTCATCACCGACGACAACCCGCTCGACGGCCGGCTTCGCGGCATGCCGGTTCACGGGACACTGTTAAGTGGACGCTGGACGTACGCACCGAAGTGACCACCCAGCGGAATGCGGCGGGCCAACCTTGACAATGTCCTGCTAAGGTTGAGGCGATGAACCTGCTCACCATCCAGGAAGCCGCGGAGACCACCGGTTGGTCGCCGCGGATGCTCCGCTACATCGAGCAGGCCGGCCTGGTGGCCGCCGGCCGGTCCGACTCCGGCTATCGGCTCTATGGCCCCGAGCAGCTGCAGCGGCTGCGTACGTTGCGCGAGCTGCTCAACGACTACGGCGTCAGCCTCACCGAGGTCGGTTTCGCGCAGCGGTTGCGCACCGATCGCGAGCTGGCCGCCGCCGTACACAACTGGTTCACCGCGGAGCCGGCCCGGCCGGCCGAGGTGCCGCCGGCCGACTGGCTGGCCTACGAACAGCGTAAACACCAGAACCTGCTGGAAAGCCTGGCGACCACGTCCTAGAGGAGAGCGCAGCTTTGACCACGACCACGGGTGACTTCAAGGTCGCCGACCTGTCCCTGGCCGACTTCGGCCGCCGCGAGATCAAGCTGGCCGAGCACGAGATGCCCGGCCTGATGGCGATCCGCGAGGAGTACGCCAGGACCCAGCCGCTCAAGGGCGCGCGGATCACCGGCTCACTGCACATGACGATCCAGACCGCGGTGCTGATCGAGACGCTGGTCGCGCTCGGCGCGCAGGTCCGCTGGGTCTCCTGCAACATCTTCTCCACGCAGGACCACGCCGCCGCCGCGGTCGCCGTCGGTCCCAACGGCACCGTCGACAACCCGCGGGGTGTGCCGGTGTTCGCCTGGAAGGGCGAGACGCTGGAGGAATACTGGTGGTGCACCGACCAGGCGCTGACCTGGCCCGGTTTCGACGGTCCGAACATGATCCTGGACGACGGCGGCGACGCCACCCTGTTCGTCCACAAGGGCGTCGAGTTCGAGAAGGCCGGCGCGGTGCCGTCGGCGGACGAGAACGACCCGGAGGAATACGGCATCATCCTGGAGACGCTGCGCAGGTCGCTGGCCGCCGACCCGCAGCGGTTCACCAGGATGGCTCCGGGCATCAAGGGAGTCACCGAGGAGACCACGACCGGCGTACACCGGCTCTACGAGATGCAGCGCGACGGCACGCTGCTCTTCCCGGCGATCAACGTCAACGACTCGGTCACCAAGTCCAAGTTCGACAACAAGTACGGCTGCCGGCACTCACTGATCGACGGCATCAACCGGGCCACCGACACGCTGATCGGCGGCAAGGTCGCGGTCGTCTGCGGCTACGGCGACGTCGGCAAGGGCTGCGCCGAGTCGCTGCGCGGCCAGGGCGCTCGCGTGATCATCACCGAGATCGACCCGATCTGCGCGCTGCAGGCCGCGATGGACGGCTACCAGGTCACCACGCTGGAAGACGTCGTCTCCGTCGCCGACATCTTCGTCACCACGACCGGCAACAAGGACATCATCACCGCCGCGCACATGCAGGAGATGAAGCACCAGGCGATCGTCGGCAACATCGGCCACTTCGACAACGAGATCGACATGGCCGGCCTGGCCAAGCTGCCCGGCATCAAGCGCGAGGAGGTCAAGCCGCAGGTCCACACCTGGACGTTCGCGGACGGCCACTCGATCATCGTGCTGAGCGAGGGCCGGCTGCTCAACCTCGGCAACGCGACCGGCCACCCCAGCTTCGTGATGAGCAACTCCTTCGCCAACCAGACCATCGCGCAGGTGGAGCTGTTCACCAAGGAGGGCCAGTACGCCAAGGAGGTGTACGTGCTGCCCAAGCACCTCGACGAGAAGGTCGCGCGGCTGCACCTGGACGCGCTCGGCGTCAAGCTGACCCAGCTGAGCAAGGAGCAGGCCGACTACATCGGTGTGCCGGTCGAGGGACCGTACAAGCCGGACACCTACCGCTACTAGGAAGTCTTCCCCTCCACAGGGCCTCCGTGCGTACGCATGGAGGCCCTGCGGCCGTCATCGCGCACGTACGCGGGGACAATCGGATTCCGAATGTAACCGCGGCAGGCGGGAAAGACCGCCTTCAGTAACAATCGGACAGGTGGGTGAGCCGGTGACCAGACAGCGGCTGCGGTCCGACATCGCCGACCCGGCGCTGGCCGACGACGGCGCGGCGCGGATCGCGCGCAGCGAGCGGTCGATGCCGGTGTTACGCGCCATCCGCACCGACTTCGCGCAGCGCCGGCCACTGGCCGGCCTGACGGTGGCGGCCTGCCTGCACGTCACCGCCGAGACCGCCAACCTGGTCGGCACGCTGACCGCCGGCGGCGCGAGCGTACGGCTGGCGGCCTCCAACCCACTGTCCACACAGGACGACGTGGCGGCCGCTTTGGCCGCACAGCGGGAAGTCGCGGTGTACGCGCGGCGGGGTGTGCCGCCGGCCGACTATCACGAGCATCTCAACGCCGCGATCGGTCCCGGTCCCGACCTGGTGATCGACAACGGCTGTGACCTGTCGGTGGCGCTGCACACCGACCATCCGGACCTGGCCGCCGGCGTACTCGCCGGCTGCGAGGACACGCCGACCGGCGTGCTGCGGCTGCGCGCGATGGCCGCCGACGGCGCGCTCGGCTATCCGGTCGTCGCGCTCGACGACACGCCGACCCGGCGGCTGGCCGACCACCGGCACGGCACCGGCCAGTCGTGCGTCGACGCGATCCTGCGGTCGACCAACATGCTGCTGGCCGGCCGTACGGTCGTCGTCGCCGGCTTCGGTTCGGTCGGACGCGGCGTGGCCGAACGAGCCCGCGGCATGGGCGCCAACGTGGTGGTCACCGAGGTCGATCCGGTGGCCGCGCTGGACGCCGTGCTGTCCGGCTATCGCGTGCTGCCGATGGCGTTGGCGGCTCCGGAGGCGGACGTGATCGTCACCGCGACCGGCAACCGCGATGTCGTACGCGGTGAGCACCTGGAGGTGCTGCGGTCCGGAGCGGTGCTCGCCAACGCCGGCCACTTCGACGTGGAGATCGACGTGCGGTGGCTGCGCGAGCACGCGGTCGGCGTACGCGCACCGCGGCCGGCGGTGCAGGAGTTCACGCTGGCCGGCGGCCGTACCGTGTCGTTGCTGGCCGAGGGGCGGATCGCCAACCTCGGCGCGGCTGACGGCAACCCGGCCGCCGTCATGGACCTGGCTTTCGCCGAGCAGGCGCTGACCGTCGCGTGGCTGGCCGGCCGCTCGCGGCTGGAGGTCGGCGTGCACCGGGTGCCGGCCGATGTCGGCTCACAGGTCGCGACGCTGGAGCTGGCCAGCCTCGGCGTAGGCATCGACGCGCTGAGCGAGGTGCAGCGGCGCTATCTGTCCGCCTGGCGCCAGGGCTCCTGGGACTCCTGAGCTGGCCGCGACGCCGGTTGCTGTCACCTGGTGCCGGTGACGAGGCGTTGCGGCCCTCAGGCGGCGGGGAGGTGCCTGCCTTCCAGCGTCCAGCCGGCCGGGCCATGCACCCAGTGCAGCTCGTCGGCCCACGGGCGGTGCGCGGCCATCATCCGGTCGTGCATCCGCACCTGCTGGGCCACCACGCCGCGAATCGACCGCAGGATCTTCGTGGTTGCCTTCATGACCTCATGATCGGCGCCTGGCCAGGTCATGTGAATGGCCAATCGATCGCCGGCGGCCCCCGTTTCCCGCGGATTCCTCGTCGGATCGGTGGTCAGGCTGGAGGTCGATAGCCGGTGGCGGCGGCCGGCTCGGTCGAGGCCGGCTTGGCCCACACCGCTGGATCGTCCGGCATCGCCGGCGTTTCCGGTGTGGCGGCGGGAAAAGCCGCGGCGGCGACTGCCGCGGTCTGCTGGCTGAACTTCGCAGCTGCCGCTCGGCGCTCGGCGCTGCGTTGGAGCGTACGGCGGCGCCGCTCCGCCAGCACCGACACCAGAAAGACCGCTGGTGGCGTGCCGGTCGGTGGTGGCGGCGCGGTCACCTCGGCGACCTCGGCGACCAGCTCGGCCTCCAGCTTCAGCAGTGCCGGCAGACGCAGGTCGCTGGCTCTGGTGATCAGCCGGCGCATGGCCAGCGCCAGCTCGTCGTCGAGTCGGGTCAGGTCGAGCGTCTGGGCCCATGGCTGCAGCTGCGGCGGCACGTCCGGGATGCGTACGCCGCGGTCGGGCAGCCGTTCCTGCAGCACGATCGTGCCGGCGGCGATGTCGCCGAGCCGTTTGGCGCGGCCGTTGAACAGCAGCGTGATCAGCCCGATGATCCAGGCGATGGGGCCGAGCAGGACGCCTGGCCACTCCAGCGCGAAGCCGACCAGGCCGCGTACCAGCGCCTGCCGGAACCGGATCGGCCCGCCGTCGTCGCGGACCACCCGCAGGCCGAGCGCGAACTTGCCGGGGCTCCTGCCGCGGGACAGCGTCTCGAAGGCGATCGGCCAGACCAGGAAGACCAGGATGATCGTCAGCAGCAGGCCGACCAGATATGCGGCGGTGTCGCCGCTGATCAGCAGGCCGGTCATGGCGAACTGCGCGACGTAGACCAGGCCGTACTGGCAGGCCGCGTCGATGGCGATGGCGAGCGTACGCGTGCCGAGCCTGGCCACCGGCAGCTCGATGGCCACCGCCTCGCCGGTGAGCAGCAGCCCACCGGCCGGAGTGCCTTCGGTCTGCTCGTCCGCCGCCATGCCACCAGTCTGCCAGGGCCGGTCTCGTGCGCGCGGTCGTTACGCTGGCCGGGTGGACATCGACGCGTTCGTCATGGAGCACTCCGGTGAGTGGGACCGGCTCGCGGCGCTGTCCAGGAAGCGGCGACTGACCGGCGAGGAGACCGACGAGCTGATCGGCCTCTACCAGCGCGCGGCGACGCATCTGTCGGTCGTACAGAGCCGGTCGCCGGACGCGGCGCTGATCGCCAGGCTGTCCCGGCTGGTCGCCGCCGGCCGCGCGGCCGTCACCGGCAGCACCGCGCCGGCCTGGTCGGACGCGGCGCGGTTCTTCACCGGCTCGTTTCCGGCGACCGTGTTCCGCGCGTGGCGGTGGTGGTGCTCGGTCGCGACGGTCTGCAGCCTGGTCGCCTTCGGCATCATGGCGTACGTCGTGCTGAACCCGTCGGCACAGTCGCGGCTCGGCACGCCGGAGGAGATCCGGCAGCTGGTCGACCACGACTTCGCCAGCTACTACAGCGAGCATCCGGCGCAGGTCTTCGCCGCGCAGGTGTGGCTCAACAACGCGATGCTGACCGCGGCGGCGCTGGTGGCCGGCATCCTGATCCTGCCGGTCGTCTATCTGCTGCTGCAGAACATCCTCAACGTCGGCATCGTCGGCGGTGTCATGATCGCCAACGGCAAGGCGGATGTGTTCTTCGGCCTGATCGTGCCGCACGGCCTGCTTGAGCTGATGTGCGTGTTCGTCGGCACCGGCATCGGCCTGCGGATCGGCTGGGCCTGGATCGCGCCCGGCCCGTTTCGTACGCGCGCCCAGGCGGTCGCCACCGAAGCGCGCGCCGGCGTCACCGCCGCACTCGGCCTGGCCGGCGTACTCGCCGTGAGCGGCGCGATCGAGGCCTTCGTGACCCCGTCGCACCTGCCGACCTTCGCGCGTATCGGCATCGGCGTGGTCGCCTTCGCCGGCTTCCTCACCTACATCATCTTCTTCGGCCGCCGCGCCACCCGGGCCGGCGAAACCGGCGACCTCCACGTCGGCGAACGCGAGGACTACGCCCCCGTCGCCTGACCGTTGCGACTGCTCACCATCTCCACCCCCTCACCCAAACTGTCGTATCCTCCCGCCAATCTGAACCCCCACCCAAGACGGGTGGGGGGTGGGTCCGAGAGGTCTTCTTACCTACATAGAAACCTCATCAGCCACAGAAGTCACACGGGTCACAGGCGGCGGTCGGCGGGATGGTCGCATGGCCACCATGCGTGCGCCAGACGCACGTAAGGGGTCCATGCGACCATCGGCGAGCCTCGCAAAAGGTGTATTTAGCGCTCCACTTCGCTCGTCGCCGCGTCCTGGCGGCCGATGGCGGCGTCACGCGCTCGCGAACTCGACGTTGTGCTCGTTTACATCGTTGCAAAACCACCAAAACGTCGAGTTCGCGATCCGGCGTGACCAAGATCAACTTCTAACTTGGGTAAGTTTCCACGCGAACCCACCCCCCGCCCGTTTTGGGTGGGGGCCCAGATTGGCGCAGGGGTACGACAGTTTCGCGCCGTAGCGGGTAAGTCAGAGGAGGCCGGCCGCCTTGAGTTCCAGGTAGGCGTCGGCGACCTTGGAGGCGAAGATGTCGGCCGGGGCGTCGACGACCTGGACGCCGGCGCGGCGGAGTGCGGAGACGATGCGGCGGCGTTCGCCGAGCGCGCGTTCGGCGGCGGCGCGTTGGTAGACGGCTTCGGAGCCGGCGCGCCGGCCGCTCGCCGGTTGGATCGGGCCGGCCATCGCGGCGACGGTCGGGTCGCTGGGGGTGGCGAGTACGACCGTGTGCCGCGCCGTCAGGCCGCCGAGCACCGGCAGCAGTCCCTGCTCGAGCGCGGCCGGCTCCAGGGCGGTGAACAGCACGACCAGCGAGCGCTTCCGCTCGGCGTGCAGCACTTCGCTGACCATCAACGAAAAGTCGCTCTCCGCCAGCCGCGGGAACAGCCGCGCCATCGCCTGCACCAGCGACGGCAGGATGTTCGCGCGGTGCGCGCCGGTCACCCGCGCCTGTACGTCGGTGTCGACGGCAAACATGTCGACGCGGTCGTCCGCGCGCGCCGCGACGGCGCCAAGAAGCAGGCAGGCGTCCAAGGATGCGTCCAGCCGTGGAATGTCGGCGATACGCGCCGCCGACGTACGACCGGTGTCGACAACGCACACGACCTTGCGGTCGCGTTCCGGACGCCAGGTGCGTACGACGACCGTGTCGCGCCGAGCGGTCGCCCGCCAGTCGATCGACCGCACGTCGTCGCCGTCGACATATTCGCGCAGTGAGTCGAATTCCGTGCCCTGACCGCGGCCACGCACCGCCAGCTGGCCTTCCAGCTGCCGCAGTTTCGACAGTTTCTCCGGCAAAAACTTGCGCGAGGTGAAGGGCGGCAACACCAGCAGTGTCCACTGTGGAGTGATCCGCCGCGCGGTTTTCCGCCTGGTCTGGCGAAAGGCCAGCCGCAGCGGACCGTAAGCGCGGATCGTCACCCGGTCGGTCCTCCGGTCACCGCGGCGGGTCGGCGTCAGTGTCGTCGTGACCGTGCCATTTTGGCCTGGCCGCAGCGAAATCCGGTGTGCGTACGGTGCGGCGCCGGCGGACGGGACCCACGCGTCGCGGACCATCCCGCGCAGCGGCCGCCTGCCGGCGTTGGTCATGTGCAGGTCGACGGTGACGGTCTCGCCGAGCCGCGTCTGCAGCGCGCCGTCGCGGTGCATCCGCACTTTCCTTGGCGCGGCGGCAAAAGACCAGTCGACCACGACAAGCACCAGCACCACCGCGGCGCAGATCAGGAGTCCGATCCACGGCGACGGCCACAGCGGCGCCGACAGCACACCGATCGCGAAGAGCGCGACCCCCCGACCGCTGATCATGTCAGCGTGGCGCCGGGACGCTGGCCAACACGGTGTCCAGTACGCCGTCGGCGGTGACACCTTCCAGCTCGGCCTCCGGACGTACGGCGACGCGATGCCGCAGCGTCGGCCGGGCCAGCGCCTTCACGTCGTCAGGCGTCACGTACGACCGGCCGGACAGCCAGGCCCACGCCTTCGAGGTCGCCAGCAGCGCGGTCGCGCCACGCGGCGACGCACCGAGCGACAGCGACGGCGACGACCGCGTCTGGCGGCAGATGTCCACCACATACGCGAGCACCGGGTCGGCGATCCGCACCTGGCGTACGGCCTCACGAGCGGCCGCCAGGTCCTCCACACCGGCGACCTGCTCGACACCGGCCGCGGCCAGGTCGCGCGGGTCGAAGCCGGCGTTGTGCGCCTGTACGACCTTCAGCTCCTCGTCGCGGGTCGGCAGCGGCACCGTCAGCTTCAGCAGGAACCGGTCGAGCTGCGCCTCCGGCAGCGGATACGTGCCTTCGTACTCGATCGGGTTCTGCGTCGCCGCCACCACGAACGGGTCCGGCAGCGGCCGCGGCTCGCCGTCGACCGACACCGTCCGTTCCTCCATCGCCTCCAGCAGCGAGGCCTGCGTCTTGGGTGGCGTCCGGTTGATCTCGTCGGCGAGCAGCAGGTTGGTGAAAACCGGCCCCGCACGGAAGGAAAACTCGGCCGTACGCGCGTCGTAGACCAGCGAGCCGGTCACGTCGCCAGGCATCAGGTCAGGGGTGAACTGGACGCGCTTGTGGTCCAGCCGGAGGGCGTGTGACAGCGTGCGTACGAGCAGCGTCTTCGCGACGCCCGGCACGCCTTCCAGCAGCACGTGTCCACGGCAGAGCAGGGCGATCACCAGGCCGGTCACCGTCGCGTCCTGGCCGATGACGACCTTGCCGACCTCGGCGCGCAGCCGGGTCAGCGCCTCGCGAGCCGCCTCGCTGTCGGCGGACTCCTCCGGAGGTTGCGCGTACGCGGTCGCCGGCACCTCGCCGTTGGAACTGGCCGGCTGTGGTGGCGGCACCGGCCGCGACGGCGGTGGCACCGGAGCTCCGGCCGGAGGCCGAGGTGGGAAGAACTCGAAGTTCTGGCTCACTGTGGGGTTCCCTCCGCTGTGGTGCCTCGACCGGTGCGGCCGGCCGTCAGATTGGCGAGATAGTCGTCGACCGCCTGGTCGAGGTCGGTGGCCAGCGCGACCAGACCCTGGTCGTCGGTCGGCGACGAACCGTAGAAGAGCAGCTGGAGCTCGTCGACGCCGCGGCCGGGCCGGCCGATCCGCTCGGCGAGCGCGATCGCCAGCGCGCGCTGGTCGGGATCGGGCCCGAGGCCGAGGCCAGGCGTGACCCGCGCGAGCGCGCCACCGCGCAGCGACGCGGCGGCCAGCTGGCGAGCTCGCGCCTTGCGATAGAGCCGGGCGCGGCCTTCGACGGTCTCCGCCGACCGTACGACCACCGGCAGCGGCTCCGGCACCGGCGTGCCGAGCCGGCGCGCGCGCCACAACGCCGCCAACCCGCCGGCCACGAGCAGATAGACGAAGGCGACCGTGACCCAGCGCGGAAACAGCGGCTGGCTGTCGGCGTCACCGGCCGGCGCCGTCTCCGACTCGTCGAGATAGAGCCAGTCGACGCGGTCGTGGGTGGAGAGCAGGTTGACGCCGAGAGCGGCGTTGCCGTTCTCGGCGAGGTGCCGGTTGGTGAGGATCTCCGCGTCGGCGATCAGGACGTACTGCGGACCGGTCGGCCTGGTGACCAGCAGGACGCCGCCGTCGTAGCAGCTGGTGACCGTGGCGTTCGTCAGCTCACTGGCGTCGTATCCGCGGCTCTGGATGCCGGCCGGACCGGCCGCGGTCGCCTCCGGCGCCGAGCACTTCGGCGACACCGGCGGCTCCGGCAGGTCGTCGCGGAACGTCAGTCGCGGCAGCAGGGCCTGGAGGGCCTGCGGGTCGGGTTCGGCGAGTACGACGCGGGTCGAGGCCGGCAGCGAACCGAGTGCGCGGATCGTCCGCAGCGCCAGCGGCTCGGTCGACGACACGAACAGCGTGTCGTCGCCGGCGCGCGCGGCTTCCAGCGCGGAGGCGCTGTCGTCGTGAGTGCGTACGGGCGTGCCGTACTTCTCGGTGATCACGCGCAGAGCGTTGGCGCCTTCGGGCCGGTAGGAGCGCGGGTTGAGTGTGCCGACCTCGCTGCTGCTGACATCGATCAGGAAGACGATGCTCGCGCCGAGCACCAGGACGACGACGATCAGCAGCGGCA
Proteins encoded:
- a CDS encoding amidohydrolase, which produces MPDLLLRRARVLRLAGPAGSVAEPADILVSDGRIRVIGDASAYATGAEQLDLDGRYILPGLWDRHVHFTQWAISRQRLDLTGAGSAADVVALVAARVAASDEPVVGYGFRDGLWPDRPHRDDLDRVAPHVPVFLAANDLHSGWCNSAALRIAGFAGHPTGLLRETDFMTALRSVPVSAKLDAAVRDAAEAAAARGVVGIVDLEFGANLDTWIQRQTPLLRVECGVYASQLDDAIERGVRTGDVLPETGGLVTMGPLKVITDGSLNTRTAYCHDPYADGGHGELIVPPDELVPLMRRAAAHGIDAAIHAIGDHANRLALDAFAAVGCRGSIEHAQLLAPADVGRFAELGVVASVQPQHAVDDRDVADRYWHGRTHRAFPYRDLLDAGAELVFGSDAPVASLDPWISAAAAVERRDDDRPAWHPEQEITVAEALAASTNRRRSIRVGDFADLVITDDNPLDGRLRGMPVHGTLLSGRWTYAPK
- a CDS encoding MerR family transcriptional regulator; the protein is MNLLTIQEAAETTGWSPRMLRYIEQAGLVAAGRSDSGYRLYGPEQLQRLRTLRELLNDYGVSLTEVGFAQRLRTDRELAAAVHNWFTAEPARPAEVPPADWLAYEQRKHQNLLESLATTS
- the ahcY gene encoding adenosylhomocysteinase, producing MTTTTGDFKVADLSLADFGRREIKLAEHEMPGLMAIREEYARTQPLKGARITGSLHMTIQTAVLIETLVALGAQVRWVSCNIFSTQDHAAAAVAVGPNGTVDNPRGVPVFAWKGETLEEYWWCTDQALTWPGFDGPNMILDDGGDATLFVHKGVEFEKAGAVPSADENDPEEYGIILETLRRSLAADPQRFTRMAPGIKGVTEETTTGVHRLYEMQRDGTLLFPAINVNDSVTKSKFDNKYGCRHSLIDGINRATDTLIGGKVAVVCGYGDVGKGCAESLRGQGARVIITEIDPICALQAAMDGYQVTTLEDVVSVADIFVTTTGNKDIITAAHMQEMKHQAIVGNIGHFDNEIDMAGLAKLPGIKREEVKPQVHTWTFADGHSIIVLSEGRLLNLGNATGHPSFVMSNSFANQTIAQVELFTKEGQYAKEVYVLPKHLDEKVARLHLDALGVKLTQLSKEQADYIGVPVEGPYKPDTYRY
- the ahcY gene encoding adenosylhomocysteinase: MTRQRLRSDIADPALADDGAARIARSERSMPVLRAIRTDFAQRRPLAGLTVAACLHVTAETANLVGTLTAGGASVRLAASNPLSTQDDVAAALAAQREVAVYARRGVPPADYHEHLNAAIGPGPDLVIDNGCDLSVALHTDHPDLAAGVLAGCEDTPTGVLRLRAMAADGALGYPVVALDDTPTRRLADHRHGTGQSCVDAILRSTNMLLAGRTVVVAGFGSVGRGVAERARGMGANVVVTEVDPVAALDAVLSGYRVLPMALAAPEADVIVTATGNRDVVRGEHLEVLRSGAVLANAGHFDVEIDVRWLREHAVGVRAPRPAVQEFTLAGGRTVSLLAEGRIANLGAADGNPAAVMDLAFAEQALTVAWLAGRSRLEVGVHRVPADVGSQVATLELASLGVGIDALSEVQRRYLSAWRQGSWDS
- a CDS encoding RDD family protein, whose protein sequence is MAADEQTEGTPAGGLLLTGEAVAIELPVARLGTRTLAIAIDAACQYGLVYVAQFAMTGLLISGDTAAYLVGLLLTIILVFLVWPIAFETLSRGRSPGKFALGLRVVRDDGGPIRFRQALVRGLVGFALEWPGVLLGPIAWIIGLITLLFNGRAKRLGDIAAGTIVLQERLPDRGVRIPDVPPQLQPWAQTLDLTRLDDELALAMRRLITRASDLRLPALLKLEAELVAEVAEVTAPPPPTGTPPAVFLVSVLAERRRRTLQRSAERRAAAAKFSQQTAAVAAAAFPAATPETPAMPDDPAVWAKPASTEPAAATGYRPPA
- a CDS encoding stage II sporulation protein M, with amino-acid sequence MDIDAFVMEHSGEWDRLAALSRKRRLTGEETDELIGLYQRAATHLSVVQSRSPDAALIARLSRLVAAGRAAVTGSTAPAWSDAARFFTGSFPATVFRAWRWWCSVATVCSLVAFGIMAYVVLNPSAQSRLGTPEEIRQLVDHDFASYYSEHPAQVFAAQVWLNNAMLTAAALVAGILILPVVYLLLQNILNVGIVGGVMIANGKADVFFGLIVPHGLLELMCVFVGTGIGLRIGWAWIAPGPFRTRAQAVATEARAGVTAALGLAGVLAVSGAIEAFVTPSHLPTFARIGIGVVAFAGFLTYIIFFGRRATRAGETGDLHVGEREDYAPVA
- a CDS encoding DUF58 domain-containing protein translates to MISGRGVALFAIGVLSAPLWPSPWIGLLICAAVVLVLVVVDWSFAAAPRKVRMHRDGALQTRLGETVTVDLHMTNAGRRPLRGMVRDAWVPSAGAAPYAHRISLRPGQNGTVTTTLTPTRRGDRRTDRVTIRAYGPLRLAFRQTRRKTARRITPQWTLLVLPPFTSRKFLPEKLSKLRQLEGQLAVRGRGQGTEFDSLREYVDGDDVRSIDWRATARRDTVVVRTWRPERDRKVVCVVDTGRTSAARIADIPRLDASLDACLLLGAVAARADDRVDMFAVDTDVQARVTGAHRANILPSLVQAMARLFPRLAESDFSLMVSEVLHAERKRSLVVLFTALEPAALEQGLLPVLGGLTARHTVVLATPSDPTVAAMAGPIQPASGRRAGSEAVYQRAAAERALGERRRIVSALRRAGVQVVDAPADIFASKVADAYLELKAAGLL
- a CDS encoding AAA family ATPase, which encodes MSQNFEFFPPRPPAGAPVPPPSRPVPPPQPASSNGEVPATAYAQPPEESADSEAAREALTRLRAEVGKVVIGQDATVTGLVIALLCRGHVLLEGVPGVAKTLLVRTLSHALRLDHKRVQFTPDLMPGDVTGSLVYDARTAEFSFRAGPVFTNLLLADEINRTPPKTQASLLEAMEERTVSVDGEPRPLPDPFVVAATQNPIEYEGTYPLPEAQLDRFLLKLTVPLPTRDEELKVVQAHNAGFDPRDLAAAGVEQVAGVEDLAAAREAVRQVRIADPVLAYVVDICRQTRSSPSLSLGASPRGATALLATSKAWAWLSGRSYVTPDDVKALARPTLRHRVAVRPEAELEGVTADGVLDTVLASVPAPR
- a CDS encoding DUF4350 domain-containing protein, translated to MTTTLAPPPPPGQLKDPSAGAATGRAWRWARLPLLIVVVLVLGASIVFLIDVSSSEVGTLNPRSYRPEGANALRVITEKYGTPVRTHDDSASALEAARAGDDTLFVSSTEPLALRTIRALGSLPASTRVVLAEPDPQALQALLPRLTFRDDLPEPPVSPKCSAPEATAAGPAGIQSRGYDASELTNATVTSCYDGGVLLVTRPTGPQYVLIADAEILTNRHLAENGNAALGVNLLSTHDRVDWLYLDESETAPAGDADSQPLFPRWVTVAFVYLLVAGGLAALWRARRLGTPVPEPLPVVVRSAETVEGRARLYRKARARQLAAASLRGGALARVTPGLGLGPDPDQRALAIALAERIGRPGRGVDELQLLFYGSSPTDDQGLVALATDLDQAVDDYLANLTAGRTGRGTTAEGTPQ